Part of the Catalinimonas alkaloidigena genome is shown below.
GTCTAGCCTCTTGATATGAACGCTCCTGATAGTGGTGTAAAATACTTTGCACAGCGCTTATATTAGCCAGCACATGGCTTTCGGCATGTTGCAGTGAGGAAATACCCAGCTCAGAGAGGCCATCCTGATATGCACTGATATCTTTATTTCTTAAGGCCAGATAATGAAGAAGATTTCGGGCACTATCTTGTGCGTCAGGACTTACTTTCTCTATCTGCTCAGCATAACGACTTTCAAGTTCGCGGGCAAAATTTTCTATATCTGATAGTCCTTGACTCAGTTCCTGCAATATTGACTGATCCATATAAATAAAAAATGGGCTACTGTTTTAAAAAATATTTGTCTATTCAACTCACAGCTTTATAGGGATGTTGTGATGAATATTAAGATTTTTATGAAAAAATAATCCTCTTTTCATTTGGTATTATTTTGTGCCTATATCAAGTATATTGAGGAAAAGAGGACTTTCCAATTTCTTTGAAAAAATGAAAAGTCCTGCTCACCTTTTACTTGCTTGCCATCAGGTTACAGGATTCTACCATGCGGATAAACTCCTGGCGGTAGCCTTCTTTGTCACCACCTTTGGCTCCTTGTGCCAACCTTGCTATAGCATCATAAGTTAGGTCACCTTTGTACTCTGAATCGCGCAGCAGCATCCCGAAGCCAGCGACGGCTGCTGCAAAGCGGAAATTATCACTGGTGTCCTCTAATCGTACAGTACGGTCCAGTAAAGGTTGTTCTATCAACTGGCTTTTACTGCCATCGGGGCTTTTGTAGCGCAGCTTTAATATTAGCATTTCATCTGACTGTCTGGCATTGGATTTTACTTTTTGCTCCTGGTATTTAAGCGGTTCAACAGAAGGCACATCTTCTTCACTATCCGCAGGAATGATTTCATACATGGCTGTCACAGTATGTCCTGAACCCAGCTCACCCGCATCTTTTTTGTCATTATTGAAGTCTTCATTCTTGAGCGCACGGTTTTCATAGCCGAGTAGCCGGTAGGCTTTCACCTTGGTGGGATTGAATTCAAGCTGTAGCTTGACATCCTTGGCAATGGTGAATAAAGTGCCACCAAACTCATTGACCAACACCTTCTTGGCTTCCTGGATATTGTCAATGTAAGCATAGTTCCCATTGCCCTTATCAGCCAGGATTTCCATTTTTGAATCTTTGTAATTGCCCATGCCAAAGCCCAGCACAGTCAGGAACACTCCATCTTCCCGCTTCTGTTCAATAAGCCGTTCCATGCCCGCATCACTGGACTCCCCCACATTAAAATCCCCATCGGTAGCCAGGATGACACGGTTATTTCCATCTTCCTGAAAGTTCTCTTTTGCTATTGTATAGGCCAGTTTAATGCCCGCGCCACCGGCAGTAGAGCCCCCTGCCTGCAACTGATCCAGCGCCAGCATGATCTTTTCTTTCTGGCTGGCTGGGGTTGAAGGAAGTACCATACCGGCAGCTCCGGCATACACCACAATGGCTACTCTGTCCTCTGGCCGCATCTGCTTGACCAGCATACGGAAAGCGCTTTTTAGCAGTGGTAGTTTGCTAGGCGCATTCATAGAGCCGGATACATCTATCAGGAACACCAGGTTAGAAGGGGGCAGGTCTTCAGTTGGAATCTGCTTGCCCTGCAAACCAATGTGTACCAACTGATGCTCCTCATTCCAGGGACAGGCTGAGAGTTCGGTTGCTATCGCAAAAGGAGTGTTACCTTTAGGTTGAGCATAGTCATAAGTAAAGTAGTTGACCATTTCTTCTATGCGCACCGCATCTTTGGGTGGCATCTGTCCCTGATCAATGAAACGGCGGATATTGCTGTAGGAGGCAGCATCCACGTCTATAGAAAAAGTAGAAAGGGCATTATGCTTTACTTCCAGGAAGTCATTCTCGTGGATGGTCGCATAGTTTTCGGTATTGTGTTGCGGAATAGGTTCTTCCTGCGGTGCATGAAATGAGTGCGCATAATCAGCTTCTTCCATCCTTACATTCTGACTCATCTTAGCCTGCTGCTGCCTTCCGTATGTGGTAACTACTACTTCTGACAAAGACTGCACATCTGCCTTTAGGCTTACATTGACTTTTTTACGTTGCTTTATATTCACTTCCTCTGTGGCAAAACCGATAGAAGAAAAGATTAATGTCTCCTGGCCAGTAGTGACTTCCAACTGAAATTTCCCCTCTAAATCAGTAATAGTACCTGAATCTGTACCTTTGATCAGCACATTGACTCCCGGCAGCGGGCTGCCATCTTCAGCAGAAGTGACAATTCCAGTTACAGTGTAAGCAGTACTGAGCCGATGGGTAAAAGCCATCAGGACCAGTGCGATGAATATAAAAATATACTTTTTCATAATATTATTTGTTTTTTAGTAAGATGTTCAGGCAGTGGAGATTCCATAAAGCGAGAGAAATAATTTTTTTTCAGCATGATTTATGGAAAATGAAGAGAGTTAGCATCTTACTGATGTAACTGACCAAAGAGGCAGTCTAAACTTTGTATGAGAAATTAGCCTACTGCTCAATTAGTACTGGTGTTTATGTTTTTGAAAAGACTTACTTCACGTGTGGTTCCGGATGATGCGAGTTTGCTACGAAAGTATGCACACACGGGTGATTTGGTGTATCTGGGCGATTTGTACAGTCGCTATACCCACCTGGTATATGGAGTATGTCTGAAATACCTCAAAGATGAAGAGGCCAGTAAGGATGCGGTAATGCAGCTATTTGAAAAGCTGACGAT
Proteins encoded:
- a CDS encoding vWA domain-containing protein, whose translation is MKKYIFIFIALVLMAFTHRLSTAYTVTGIVTSAEDGSPLPGVNVLIKGTDSGTITDLEGKFQLEVTTGQETLIFSSIGFATEEVNIKQRKKVNVSLKADVQSLSEVVVTTYGRQQQAKMSQNVRMEEADYAHSFHAPQEEPIPQHNTENYATIHENDFLEVKHNALSTFSIDVDAASYSNIRRFIDQGQMPPKDAVRIEEMVNYFTYDYAQPKGNTPFAIATELSACPWNEEHQLVHIGLQGKQIPTEDLPPSNLVFLIDVSGSMNAPSKLPLLKSAFRMLVKQMRPEDRVAIVVYAGAAGMVLPSTPASQKEKIMLALDQLQAGGSTAGGAGIKLAYTIAKENFQEDGNNRVILATDGDFNVGESSDAGMERLIEQKREDGVFLTVLGFGMGNYKDSKMEILADKGNGNYAYIDNIQEAKKVLVNEFGGTLFTIAKDVKLQLEFNPTKVKAYRLLGYENRALKNEDFNNDKKDAGELGSGHTVTAMYEIIPADSEEDVPSVEPLKYQEQKVKSNARQSDEMLILKLRYKSPDGSKSQLIEQPLLDRTVRLEDTSDNFRFAAAVAGFGMLLRDSEYKGDLTYDAIARLAQGAKGGDKEGYRQEFIRMVESCNLMASK